Proteins encoded by one window of Drosophila melanogaster chromosome X:
- the CG4678 gene encoding uncharacterized protein, isoform L: MILRTPLVAGHQLQLLLLPSVLLLMLHLLLCDAKTVNPGDSMQMQHHQMTAEPGLPEPRAYMPDAQHLDFVYHDHEELTRFLRATSARYPNLTALYSIGKSIQGRDLWVMVVSSSPYEHMVGKPDVKYVGNIHGNEPVGREMLLHLIQYFVTSYNTDQYVKWLLDNTRIHILPTMNPDGYAVSKEGTCDGGQGRYNARGFDLNRNFPDYFKQNNKRGQPETDSVKDWISKIQFVLSGSLHGGALVASYPYDNTPNSMFQTYSAAPSLTPDDDVFKHLSLVYARNHAKMSRGVACKSATPAFENGITNGAAWYPLTGGMQDYNYVWYGCMEITLEISCCKFPPAYELKKYWEDNQLSLIKFLAEAHRGVQGFVFDPAGMPIERASIKIKGRDVGFQTTKYGEFWRILLPGYYKVEVFAEGFAPREVEFVIVEQHPTLLNVTLQPSKYLVATGTSTTTKSSTVNRRVNGKLQLSPE; this comes from the exons ATGATCTTGCGAACGCCACTCGTTGCCGGCcaccagctgcagctgctcctgctgccctCCGTCCTGCTCCTCATGCTCCATCTTCTTCTCTGCGATGCAAAGACGGTCAATCCCGGTGATTCCATGCAGATGCAGCATCACCAGATGACCGCGGAGCCGGGACTGCCGGAACCCAGGGCCTACATGCCGGATGCCCAGCATCTGGACTTTGTCTACCACGATCACGAGGAGCTCACAAGATTCCTTAG AGCCACCAGTGCGAGGTACCCCAATCTCACTGCCTTGTACTCCATCGGAAAATCCATCCAGGGACGTGATCTTTGGGTAATGGTGGTCAGCTCGTCGCCATATGAGCACATGGTGGGTAAGCCGGATGTGAAGTACGTGGGCAATATCCACGGAAACGAGCCAGTCGGCCGGGAGATGCTGCTCCACCTCATCCAGTATTTCGTGACCAGCTACAACACGGATCAGTACGTCAAATGGCTGCTGGACAACACACGGATTCACATTCTGCCCACAATGAATCCGGATGGTTATGCGGTTTCCAAGGAGGGCACATGCGATGGTGGCCAAGGAAG ATATAATGCCCGTGGATTCGATCTGAATCGCAACTTTCCCGACTATTTCAAGCAGAACAACAAACGGGGTCAGCCAGAAACGGATTCGGTAAAGGATTGGATATCCAAGATTCAGTTCGTGCTCAGTGGAAGCCTGCATGGTGGTGCCCTGGTGGCCAGTTATCCGTACGACAATACGCCGAACTCCA TGTTCCAGACCTACTCGGCGGCGCCATCGCTGACGCCCGACGATGATGTGTTCAAGCACCTGTCCCTGGTCTATGCCCGCAACCATGCCAAGATGTCCAGGGGCGTCGCCTGCAAGTCAGCGACGCCGGCCTTCGAGAACGGCATCACCAACGGAGCCGCCTGGTATCCACTGACCGGCGGAATGCAGGACTACAACTATGTGTGGTACGGCTGCATGGAGATTACGCTGGAGATATCCTGCTGCAAGTTTCCGCCAGCCTACGAGCTCAAGAAGTACTGGGAGGACAATCAGCTG TCACTTATCAAATTCCTGGCCGAGGCGCATCGCGGTGTCCAGGGATTCGTGTTCGATCCGGCGGGCATGCCCATTGAGCGAGCCTCCATCAAGATCAAGGGACGCGATGTGGGTTTCCAGACCACCAAGTACGGCGAGTTCTGGCGCATACTTCTGCCGGGCTACTACAAAGTGGAG GTCTTTGCCGAGGGCTTCGCTCCTCGCGAGGTGGAGTTCGTGATCGTGGAGCAGCATCCCACGCTGCTCAATGTAACGCTGCAGCCCTCAAAG TATCTGGTGGCTACGGGCACATCCACCACCACAAAATCCTCAACGGTGAATCGCCGCGTCAATGGAAAGCTGCAGCTGTCACCAGAATAA
- the CG4678 gene encoding uncharacterized protein, isoform F (unusual splice): MILRTPLVAGHQLQLLLLPSVLLLMLHLLLCDAKTVNPGDSMQMQHHQMTAEPGLPEPRAYMPDAQHLDFVYHDHEELTRFLRATSARYPNLTALYSIGKSIQGRDLWVMVVSSSPYEHMVGKPDVKYVGNIHGNEPVGREMLLHLIQYFVTSYNTDQYVKWLLDNTRIHILPTMNPDGYAVSKEGTCDGGQGRYNARGFDLNRNFPDYFKQNNKRGQPETDSVKDWISKIQFVLSGSLHGGALVASYPYDNTPNSSPLGAVFQTYSAAPSLTPDDDVFKHLSLVYARNHAKMSRGVACKSATPAFENGITNGAAWYPLTGGMQDYNYVWYGCMEITLEISCCKFPPAYELKKYWEDNQLSLIKFLAEAHRGVQGFVFDPAGMPIERASIKIKGRDVGFQTTKYGEFWRILLPGYYKVEVFAEGFAPREVEFVIVEQHPTLLNVTLQPSKYLVATGTSTTTKSSTVNRRVNGKLQLSPE; encoded by the exons ATGATCTTGCGAACGCCACTCGTTGCCGGCcaccagctgcagctgctcctgctgccctCCGTCCTGCTCCTCATGCTCCATCTTCTTCTCTGCGATGCAAAGACGGTCAATCCCGGTGATTCCATGCAGATGCAGCATCACCAGATGACCGCGGAGCCGGGACTGCCGGAACCCAGGGCCTACATGCCGGATGCCCAGCATCTGGACTTTGTCTACCACGATCACGAGGAGCTCACAAGATTCCTTAG AGCCACCAGTGCGAGGTACCCCAATCTCACTGCCTTGTACTCCATCGGAAAATCCATCCAGGGACGTGATCTTTGGGTAATGGTGGTCAGCTCGTCGCCATATGAGCACATGGTGGGTAAGCCGGATGTGAAGTACGTGGGCAATATCCACGGAAACGAGCCAGTCGGCCGGGAGATGCTGCTCCACCTCATCCAGTATTTCGTGACCAGCTACAACACGGATCAGTACGTCAAATGGCTGCTGGACAACACACGGATTCACATTCTGCCCACAATGAATCCGGATGGTTATGCGGTTTCCAAGGAGGGCACATGCGATGGTGGCCAAGGAAG ATATAATGCCCGTGGATTCGATCTGAATCGCAACTTTCCCGACTATTTCAAGCAGAACAACAAACGGGGTCAGCCAGAAACGGATTCGGTAAAGGATTGGATATCCAAGATTCAGTTCGTGCTCAGTGGAAGCCTGCATGGTGGTGCCCTGGTGGCCAGTTATCCGTACGACAATACGCCGAACTCCA GTCCTTTGGGCGCAGTGTTCCAGACCTACTCGGCGGCGCCATCGCTGACGCCCGACGATGATGTGTTCAAGCACCTGTCCCTGGTCTATGCCCGCAACCATGCCAAGATGTCCAGGGGCGTCGCCTGCAAGTCAGCGACGCCGGCCTTCGAGAACGGCATCACCAACGGAGCCGCCTGGTATCCACTGACCGGCGGAATGCAGGACTACAACTATGTGTGGTACGGCTGCATGGAGATTACGCTGGAGATATCCTGCTGCAAGTTTCCGCCAGCCTACGAGCTCAAGAAGTACTGGGAGGACAATCAGCTG TCACTTATCAAATTCCTGGCCGAGGCGCATCGCGGTGTCCAGGGATTCGTGTTCGATCCGGCGGGCATGCCCATTGAGCGAGCCTCCATCAAGATCAAGGGACGCGATGTGGGTTTCCAGACCACCAAGTACGGCGAGTTCTGGCGCATACTTCTGCCGGGCTACTACAAAGTGGAG GTCTTTGCCGAGGGCTTCGCTCCTCGCGAGGTGGAGTTCGTGATCGTGGAGCAGCATCCCACGCTGCTCAATGTAACGCTGCAGCCCTCAAAG TATCTGGTGGCTACGGGCACATCCACCACCACAAAATCCTCAACGGTGAATCGCCGCGTCAATGGAAAGCTGCAGCTGTCACCAGAATAA
- the CG4678 gene encoding uncharacterized protein, isoform J, whose translation MILRTPLVAGHQLQLLLLPSVLLLMLHLLLCDAKTVNPGDSMQMQHHQMTAEPGLPEPRAYMPDAQHLDFVYHDHEELTRFLRATSARYPNLTALYSIGKSIQGRDLWVMVVSSSPYEHMVGKPDVKYVGNIHGNEPVGREMLLHLIQYFVTSYNTDQYVKWLLDNTRIHILPTMNPDGYAVSKEGTCDGGQGRYNARGFDLNRNFPDYFKQNNKRGQPETDSVKDWISKIQFVLSGSLHGGALVASYPYDNTPNSRICRSSALCAMFQTYSAAPSLTPDDDVFKHLSLVYARNHAKMSRGVACKSATPAFENGITNGAAWYPLTGGMQDYNYVWYGCMEITLEISCCKFPPAYELKKYWEDNQLSLIKFLAEAHRGVQGFVFDPAGMPIERASIKIKGRDVGFQTTKYGEFWRILLPGYYKVEVFAEGFAPREVEFVIVEQHPTLLNVTLQPSKRLEGIGPMGPGGVPVGGVVGPGGLYRPIPSPQHYRPPVPPYAGAASSDSGIFSTISNGLNSLYSNIFG comes from the exons ATGATCTTGCGAACGCCACTCGTTGCCGGCcaccagctgcagctgctcctgctgccctCCGTCCTGCTCCTCATGCTCCATCTTCTTCTCTGCGATGCAAAGACGGTCAATCCCGGTGATTCCATGCAGATGCAGCATCACCAGATGACCGCGGAGCCGGGACTGCCGGAACCCAGGGCCTACATGCCGGATGCCCAGCATCTGGACTTTGTCTACCACGATCACGAGGAGCTCACAAGATTCCTTAG AGCCACCAGTGCGAGGTACCCCAATCTCACTGCCTTGTACTCCATCGGAAAATCCATCCAGGGACGTGATCTTTGGGTAATGGTGGTCAGCTCGTCGCCATATGAGCACATGGTGGGTAAGCCGGATGTGAAGTACGTGGGCAATATCCACGGAAACGAGCCAGTCGGCCGGGAGATGCTGCTCCACCTCATCCAGTATTTCGTGACCAGCTACAACACGGATCAGTACGTCAAATGGCTGCTGGACAACACACGGATTCACATTCTGCCCACAATGAATCCGGATGGTTATGCGGTTTCCAAGGAGGGCACATGCGATGGTGGCCAAGGAAG ATATAATGCCCGTGGATTCGATCTGAATCGCAACTTTCCCGACTATTTCAAGCAGAACAACAAACGGGGTCAGCCAGAAACGGATTCGGTAAAGGATTGGATATCCAAGATTCAGTTCGTGCTCAGTGGAAGCCTGCATGGTGGTGCCCTGGTGGCCAGTTATCCGTACGACAATACGCCGAACTCCA GGATCTGCCGTTCGTCCGCCCTGTGCGCGA TGTTCCAGACCTACTCGGCGGCGCCATCGCTGACGCCCGACGATGATGTGTTCAAGCACCTGTCCCTGGTCTATGCCCGCAACCATGCCAAGATGTCCAGGGGCGTCGCCTGCAAGTCAGCGACGCCGGCCTTCGAGAACGGCATCACCAACGGAGCCGCCTGGTATCCACTGACCGGCGGAATGCAGGACTACAACTATGTGTGGTACGGCTGCATGGAGATTACGCTGGAGATATCCTGCTGCAAGTTTCCGCCAGCCTACGAGCTCAAGAAGTACTGGGAGGACAATCAGCTG TCACTTATCAAATTCCTGGCCGAGGCGCATCGCGGTGTCCAGGGATTCGTGTTCGATCCGGCGGGCATGCCCATTGAGCGAGCCTCCATCAAGATCAAGGGACGCGATGTGGGTTTCCAGACCACCAAGTACGGCGAGTTCTGGCGCATACTTCTGCCGGGCTACTACAAAGTGGAG GTCTTTGCCGAGGGCTTCGCTCCTCGCGAGGTGGAGTTCGTGATCGTGGAGCAGCATCCCACGCTGCTCAATGTAACGCTGCAGCCCTCAAAG CGCTTGGAGGGCATTGGGCCCATGGGTCCCGGCGGAGTGCCAGTGGGTGGTGTAGTGGGTCCCGGTGGGCTATACCGCCCCATTCCGTCGCCGCAGCATTACCGCCCACCTGTACCGCCCTACGCGGGCGCCGCCTCCAGCGATAGTGGCATATTCTCGACCATCAGCAATGGTTTAAACAGCCTGTACTCAAATATATTCGGCTAA
- the CG4678 gene encoding uncharacterized protein, isoform E (unusual splice) — protein sequence MILRTPLVAGHQLQLLLLPSVLLLMLHLLLCDAKTVNPGDSMQMQHHQMTAEPGLPEPRAYMPDAQHLDFVYHDHEELTRFLRATSARYPNLTALYSIGKSIQGRDLWVMVVSSSPYEHMVGKPDVKYVGNIHGNEPVGREMLLHLIQYFVTSYNTDQYVKWLLDNTRIHILPTMNPDGYAVSKEGTCDGGQGRYNARGFDLNRNFPDYFKQNNKRGQPETDSVKDWISKIQFVLSGSLHGGALVASYPYDNTPNSRLLKGICRSSALCAMFQTYSAAPSLTPDDDVFKHLSLVYARNHAKMSRGVACKSATPAFENGITNGAAWYPLTGGMQDYNYVWYGCMEITLEISCCKFPPAYELKKYWEDNQLSLIKFLAEAHRGVQGFVFDPAGMPIERASIKIKGRDVGFQTTKYGEFWRILLPGYYKVEVFAEGFAPREVEFVIVEQHPTLLNVTLQPSKRLEGIGPMGPGGVPVGGVVGPGGLYRPIPSPQHYRPPVPPYAGAASSDSGIFSTISNGLNSLYSNIFG from the exons ATGATCTTGCGAACGCCACTCGTTGCCGGCcaccagctgcagctgctcctgctgccctCCGTCCTGCTCCTCATGCTCCATCTTCTTCTCTGCGATGCAAAGACGGTCAATCCCGGTGATTCCATGCAGATGCAGCATCACCAGATGACCGCGGAGCCGGGACTGCCGGAACCCAGGGCCTACATGCCGGATGCCCAGCATCTGGACTTTGTCTACCACGATCACGAGGAGCTCACAAGATTCCTTAG AGCCACCAGTGCGAGGTACCCCAATCTCACTGCCTTGTACTCCATCGGAAAATCCATCCAGGGACGTGATCTTTGGGTAATGGTGGTCAGCTCGTCGCCATATGAGCACATGGTGGGTAAGCCGGATGTGAAGTACGTGGGCAATATCCACGGAAACGAGCCAGTCGGCCGGGAGATGCTGCTCCACCTCATCCAGTATTTCGTGACCAGCTACAACACGGATCAGTACGTCAAATGGCTGCTGGACAACACACGGATTCACATTCTGCCCACAATGAATCCGGATGGTTATGCGGTTTCCAAGGAGGGCACATGCGATGGTGGCCAAGGAAG ATATAATGCCCGTGGATTCGATCTGAATCGCAACTTTCCCGACTATTTCAAGCAGAACAACAAACGGGGTCAGCCAGAAACGGATTCGGTAAAGGATTGGATATCCAAGATTCAGTTCGTGCTCAGTGGAAGCCTGCATGGTGGTGCCCTGGTGGCCAGTTATCCGTACGACAATACGCCGAACTCCA GGCTGCTCAAAGGGATCTGCCGTTCGTCCGCCCTGTGCGCGA TGTTCCAGACCTACTCGGCGGCGCCATCGCTGACGCCCGACGATGATGTGTTCAAGCACCTGTCCCTGGTCTATGCCCGCAACCATGCCAAGATGTCCAGGGGCGTCGCCTGCAAGTCAGCGACGCCGGCCTTCGAGAACGGCATCACCAACGGAGCCGCCTGGTATCCACTGACCGGCGGAATGCAGGACTACAACTATGTGTGGTACGGCTGCATGGAGATTACGCTGGAGATATCCTGCTGCAAGTTTCCGCCAGCCTACGAGCTCAAGAAGTACTGGGAGGACAATCAGCTG TCACTTATCAAATTCCTGGCCGAGGCGCATCGCGGTGTCCAGGGATTCGTGTTCGATCCGGCGGGCATGCCCATTGAGCGAGCCTCCATCAAGATCAAGGGACGCGATGTGGGTTTCCAGACCACCAAGTACGGCGAGTTCTGGCGCATACTTCTGCCGGGCTACTACAAAGTGGAG GTCTTTGCCGAGGGCTTCGCTCCTCGCGAGGTGGAGTTCGTGATCGTGGAGCAGCATCCCACGCTGCTCAATGTAACGCTGCAGCCCTCAAAG CGCTTGGAGGGCATTGGGCCCATGGGTCCCGGCGGAGTGCCAGTGGGTGGTGTAGTGGGTCCCGGTGGGCTATACCGCCCCATTCCGTCGCCGCAGCATTACCGCCCACCTGTACCGCCCTACGCGGGCGCCGCCTCCAGCGATAGTGGCATATTCTCGACCATCAGCAATGGTTTAAACAGCCTGTACTCAAATATATTCGGCTAA
- the CG4678 gene encoding uncharacterized protein, isoform I codes for MILRTPLVAGHQLQLLLLPSVLLLMLHLLLCDAKTVNPGDSMQMQHHQMTAEPGLPEPRAYMPDAQHLDFVYHDHEELTRFLRATSARYPNLTALYSIGKSIQGRDLWVMVVSSSPYEHMVGKPDVKYVGNIHGNEPVGREMLLHLIQYFVTSYNTDQYVKWLLDNTRIHILPTMNPDGYAVSKEGTCDGGQGRYNARGFDLNRNFPDYFKQNNKRGQPETDSVKDWISKIQFVLSGSLHGGALVASYPYDNTPNSMFQTYSAAPSLTPDDDVFKHLSLVYARNHAKMSRGVACKSATPAFENGITNGAAWYPLTGGMQDYNYVWYGCMEITLEISCCKFPPAYELKKYWEDNQLSLIKFLAEAHRGVQGFVFDPAGMPIERASIKIKGRDVGFQTTKYGEFWRILLPGYYKVEVFAEGFAPREVEFVIVEQHPTLLNVTLQPSKRLEGIGPMGPGGVPVGGVVGPGGLYRPIPSPQHYRPPVPPYAGAASSDSGIFSTISNGLNSLYSNIFG; via the exons ATGATCTTGCGAACGCCACTCGTTGCCGGCcaccagctgcagctgctcctgctgccctCCGTCCTGCTCCTCATGCTCCATCTTCTTCTCTGCGATGCAAAGACGGTCAATCCCGGTGATTCCATGCAGATGCAGCATCACCAGATGACCGCGGAGCCGGGACTGCCGGAACCCAGGGCCTACATGCCGGATGCCCAGCATCTGGACTTTGTCTACCACGATCACGAGGAGCTCACAAGATTCCTTAG AGCCACCAGTGCGAGGTACCCCAATCTCACTGCCTTGTACTCCATCGGAAAATCCATCCAGGGACGTGATCTTTGGGTAATGGTGGTCAGCTCGTCGCCATATGAGCACATGGTGGGTAAGCCGGATGTGAAGTACGTGGGCAATATCCACGGAAACGAGCCAGTCGGCCGGGAGATGCTGCTCCACCTCATCCAGTATTTCGTGACCAGCTACAACACGGATCAGTACGTCAAATGGCTGCTGGACAACACACGGATTCACATTCTGCCCACAATGAATCCGGATGGTTATGCGGTTTCCAAGGAGGGCACATGCGATGGTGGCCAAGGAAG ATATAATGCCCGTGGATTCGATCTGAATCGCAACTTTCCCGACTATTTCAAGCAGAACAACAAACGGGGTCAGCCAGAAACGGATTCGGTAAAGGATTGGATATCCAAGATTCAGTTCGTGCTCAGTGGAAGCCTGCATGGTGGTGCCCTGGTGGCCAGTTATCCGTACGACAATACGCCGAACTCCA TGTTCCAGACCTACTCGGCGGCGCCATCGCTGACGCCCGACGATGATGTGTTCAAGCACCTGTCCCTGGTCTATGCCCGCAACCATGCCAAGATGTCCAGGGGCGTCGCCTGCAAGTCAGCGACGCCGGCCTTCGAGAACGGCATCACCAACGGAGCCGCCTGGTATCCACTGACCGGCGGAATGCAGGACTACAACTATGTGTGGTACGGCTGCATGGAGATTACGCTGGAGATATCCTGCTGCAAGTTTCCGCCAGCCTACGAGCTCAAGAAGTACTGGGAGGACAATCAGCTG TCACTTATCAAATTCCTGGCCGAGGCGCATCGCGGTGTCCAGGGATTCGTGTTCGATCCGGCGGGCATGCCCATTGAGCGAGCCTCCATCAAGATCAAGGGACGCGATGTGGGTTTCCAGACCACCAAGTACGGCGAGTTCTGGCGCATACTTCTGCCGGGCTACTACAAAGTGGAG GTCTTTGCCGAGGGCTTCGCTCCTCGCGAGGTGGAGTTCGTGATCGTGGAGCAGCATCCCACGCTGCTCAATGTAACGCTGCAGCCCTCAAAG CGCTTGGAGGGCATTGGGCCCATGGGTCCCGGCGGAGTGCCAGTGGGTGGTGTAGTGGGTCCCGGTGGGCTATACCGCCCCATTCCGTCGCCGCAGCATTACCGCCCACCTGTACCGCCCTACGCGGGCGCCGCCTCCAGCGATAGTGGCATATTCTCGACCATCAGCAATGGTTTAAACAGCCTGTACTCAAATATATTCGGCTAA
- the CG4678 gene encoding uncharacterized protein, isoform D (unusual splice) — MILRTPLVAGHQLQLLLLPSVLLLMLHLLLCDAKTVNPGDSMQMQHHQMTAEPGLPEPRAYMPDAQHLDFVYHDHEELTRFLRATSARYPNLTALYSIGKSIQGRDLWVMVVSSSPYEHMVGKPDVKYVGNIHGNEPVGREMLLHLIQYFVTSYNTDQYVKWLLDNTRIHILPTMNPDGYAVSKEGTCDGGQGRYNARGFDLNRNFPDYFKQNNKRGQPETDSVKDWISKIQFVLSGSLHGGALVASYPYDNTPNSSPLGAVFQTYSAAPSLTPDDDVFKHLSLVYARNHAKMSRGVACKSATPAFENGITNGAAWYPLTGGMQDYNYVWYGCMEITLEISCCKFPPAYELKKYWEDNQLSLIKFLAEAHRGVQGFVFDPAGMPIERASIKIKGRDVGFQTTKYGEFWRILLPGYYKVEVFAEGFAPREVEFVIVEQHPTLLNVTLQPSKRLEGIGPMGPGGVPVGGVVGPGGLYRPIPSPQHYRPPVPPYAGAASSDSGIFSTISNGLNSLYSNIFG, encoded by the exons ATGATCTTGCGAACGCCACTCGTTGCCGGCcaccagctgcagctgctcctgctgccctCCGTCCTGCTCCTCATGCTCCATCTTCTTCTCTGCGATGCAAAGACGGTCAATCCCGGTGATTCCATGCAGATGCAGCATCACCAGATGACCGCGGAGCCGGGACTGCCGGAACCCAGGGCCTACATGCCGGATGCCCAGCATCTGGACTTTGTCTACCACGATCACGAGGAGCTCACAAGATTCCTTAG AGCCACCAGTGCGAGGTACCCCAATCTCACTGCCTTGTACTCCATCGGAAAATCCATCCAGGGACGTGATCTTTGGGTAATGGTGGTCAGCTCGTCGCCATATGAGCACATGGTGGGTAAGCCGGATGTGAAGTACGTGGGCAATATCCACGGAAACGAGCCAGTCGGCCGGGAGATGCTGCTCCACCTCATCCAGTATTTCGTGACCAGCTACAACACGGATCAGTACGTCAAATGGCTGCTGGACAACACACGGATTCACATTCTGCCCACAATGAATCCGGATGGTTATGCGGTTTCCAAGGAGGGCACATGCGATGGTGGCCAAGGAAG ATATAATGCCCGTGGATTCGATCTGAATCGCAACTTTCCCGACTATTTCAAGCAGAACAACAAACGGGGTCAGCCAGAAACGGATTCGGTAAAGGATTGGATATCCAAGATTCAGTTCGTGCTCAGTGGAAGCCTGCATGGTGGTGCCCTGGTGGCCAGTTATCCGTACGACAATACGCCGAACTCCA GTCCTTTGGGCGCAGTGTTCCAGACCTACTCGGCGGCGCCATCGCTGACGCCCGACGATGATGTGTTCAAGCACCTGTCCCTGGTCTATGCCCGCAACCATGCCAAGATGTCCAGGGGCGTCGCCTGCAAGTCAGCGACGCCGGCCTTCGAGAACGGCATCACCAACGGAGCCGCCTGGTATCCACTGACCGGCGGAATGCAGGACTACAACTATGTGTGGTACGGCTGCATGGAGATTACGCTGGAGATATCCTGCTGCAAGTTTCCGCCAGCCTACGAGCTCAAGAAGTACTGGGAGGACAATCAGCTG TCACTTATCAAATTCCTGGCCGAGGCGCATCGCGGTGTCCAGGGATTCGTGTTCGATCCGGCGGGCATGCCCATTGAGCGAGCCTCCATCAAGATCAAGGGACGCGATGTGGGTTTCCAGACCACCAAGTACGGCGAGTTCTGGCGCATACTTCTGCCGGGCTACTACAAAGTGGAG GTCTTTGCCGAGGGCTTCGCTCCTCGCGAGGTGGAGTTCGTGATCGTGGAGCAGCATCCCACGCTGCTCAATGTAACGCTGCAGCCCTCAAAG CGCTTGGAGGGCATTGGGCCCATGGGTCCCGGCGGAGTGCCAGTGGGTGGTGTAGTGGGTCCCGGTGGGCTATACCGCCCCATTCCGTCGCCGCAGCATTACCGCCCACCTGTACCGCCCTACGCGGGCGCCGCCTCCAGCGATAGTGGCATATTCTCGACCATCAGCAATGGTTTAAACAGCCTGTACTCAAATATATTCGGCTAA
- the CG4678 gene encoding uncharacterized protein, isoform G (unusual splice): protein MILRTPLVAGHQLQLLLLPSVLLLMLHLLLCDAKTVNPGDSMQMQHHQMTAEPGLPEPRAYMPDAQHLDFVYHDHEELTRFLRATSARYPNLTALYSIGKSIQGRDLWVMVVSSSPYEHMVGKPDVKYVGNIHGNEPVGREMLLHLIQYFVTSYNTDQYVKWLLDNTRIHILPTMNPDGYAVSKEGTCDGGQGRYNARGFDLNRNFPDYFKQNNKRGQPETDSVKDWISKIQFVLSGSLHGGALVASYPYDNTPNSRLLKGICRSSALCAMFQTYSAAPSLTPDDDVFKHLSLVYARNHAKMSRGVACKSATPAFENGITNGAAWYPLTGGMQDYNYVWYGCMEITLEISCCKFPPAYELKKYWEDNQLSLIKFLAEAHRGVQGFVFDPAGMPIERASIKIKGRDVGFQTTKYGEFWRILLPGYYKVEVFAEGFAPREVEFVIVEQHPTLLNVTLQPSKYLVATGTSTTTKSSTVNRRVNGKLQLSPE from the exons ATGATCTTGCGAACGCCACTCGTTGCCGGCcaccagctgcagctgctcctgctgccctCCGTCCTGCTCCTCATGCTCCATCTTCTTCTCTGCGATGCAAAGACGGTCAATCCCGGTGATTCCATGCAGATGCAGCATCACCAGATGACCGCGGAGCCGGGACTGCCGGAACCCAGGGCCTACATGCCGGATGCCCAGCATCTGGACTTTGTCTACCACGATCACGAGGAGCTCACAAGATTCCTTAG AGCCACCAGTGCGAGGTACCCCAATCTCACTGCCTTGTACTCCATCGGAAAATCCATCCAGGGACGTGATCTTTGGGTAATGGTGGTCAGCTCGTCGCCATATGAGCACATGGTGGGTAAGCCGGATGTGAAGTACGTGGGCAATATCCACGGAAACGAGCCAGTCGGCCGGGAGATGCTGCTCCACCTCATCCAGTATTTCGTGACCAGCTACAACACGGATCAGTACGTCAAATGGCTGCTGGACAACACACGGATTCACATTCTGCCCACAATGAATCCGGATGGTTATGCGGTTTCCAAGGAGGGCACATGCGATGGTGGCCAAGGAAG ATATAATGCCCGTGGATTCGATCTGAATCGCAACTTTCCCGACTATTTCAAGCAGAACAACAAACGGGGTCAGCCAGAAACGGATTCGGTAAAGGATTGGATATCCAAGATTCAGTTCGTGCTCAGTGGAAGCCTGCATGGTGGTGCCCTGGTGGCCAGTTATCCGTACGACAATACGCCGAACTCCA GGCTGCTCAAAGGGATCTGCCGTTCGTCCGCCCTGTGCGCGA TGTTCCAGACCTACTCGGCGGCGCCATCGCTGACGCCCGACGATGATGTGTTCAAGCACCTGTCCCTGGTCTATGCCCGCAACCATGCCAAGATGTCCAGGGGCGTCGCCTGCAAGTCAGCGACGCCGGCCTTCGAGAACGGCATCACCAACGGAGCCGCCTGGTATCCACTGACCGGCGGAATGCAGGACTACAACTATGTGTGGTACGGCTGCATGGAGATTACGCTGGAGATATCCTGCTGCAAGTTTCCGCCAGCCTACGAGCTCAAGAAGTACTGGGAGGACAATCAGCTG TCACTTATCAAATTCCTGGCCGAGGCGCATCGCGGTGTCCAGGGATTCGTGTTCGATCCGGCGGGCATGCCCATTGAGCGAGCCTCCATCAAGATCAAGGGACGCGATGTGGGTTTCCAGACCACCAAGTACGGCGAGTTCTGGCGCATACTTCTGCCGGGCTACTACAAAGTGGAG GTCTTTGCCGAGGGCTTCGCTCCTCGCGAGGTGGAGTTCGTGATCGTGGAGCAGCATCCCACGCTGCTCAATGTAACGCTGCAGCCCTCAAAG TATCTGGTGGCTACGGGCACATCCACCACCACAAAATCCTCAACGGTGAATCGCCGCGTCAATGGAAAGCTGCAGCTGTCACCAGAATAA